In Acinetobacter sp. C32I, one genomic interval encodes:
- the pyrC gene encoding dihydroorotase produces the protein MNTLTLLQPDDWHAHLRDGLALKRTVPDLAKQFARAICMPNLVPPVKTVEEALAYRQRILAHVPEGLNFDPRMVLYFTDHTSPDEVRKIKESEFVNAIKLYPAGATTNSDNGVSDIRKVYAVIEQLEEHQVPLLLHGEVTHNHVDIFDREKKFLDEVLSPLLKQFPKLKVVLEHITTSDAANFVLEQDRNVAATITPQHLLFNRNDMLVGGVKPHFYCLPILKRQTHQTTLLEVATSGNPKFFLGTDSAPHAQHAKENACGCAGCYSAPNAIELYAQAFDQVGKLERLEGFASMFGADFYGLPRNTSTITLVKEDITVADSFDYLEDQKIIPLHAGKTLQWRKV, from the coding sequence TTGAATACGCTTACTCTTTTGCAACCCGATGATTGGCACGCACACCTGCGTGATGGTTTAGCTTTAAAACGTACTGTCCCTGATTTAGCCAAGCAATTTGCACGCGCAATTTGTATGCCCAATCTTGTTCCACCTGTTAAAACGGTAGAAGAAGCTTTAGCCTATCGCCAGCGTATCCTTGCTCATGTCCCTGAAGGCTTGAATTTTGACCCACGCATGGTGCTTTATTTTACCGATCATACTTCTCCAGATGAAGTTCGTAAAATTAAAGAGTCTGAATTCGTCAATGCCATCAAGCTTTATCCAGCGGGTGCGACCACTAACTCAGATAATGGTGTGAGCGATATTCGTAAGGTATACGCCGTTATCGAGCAACTTGAAGAACACCAAGTACCACTTTTACTACATGGGGAAGTGACGCATAATCACGTTGATATTTTTGATCGTGAAAAAAAATTCTTAGATGAAGTCCTGTCACCTTTATTGAAACAGTTCCCAAAACTAAAAGTCGTGTTAGAACACATTACAACAAGTGATGCGGCGAATTTTGTACTGGAACAAGATCGTAATGTGGCAGCAACCATTACCCCACAACATTTATTATTCAACCGAAATGATATGTTAGTAGGTGGTGTCAAACCACACTTCTATTGCTTACCGATTTTAAAGCGTCAAACGCATCAAACAACATTGCTGGAAGTTGCGACCAGTGGTAATCCAAAATTTTTCTTAGGTACTGACAGTGCACCACATGCACAACATGCCAAAGAGAATGCCTGTGGTTGTGCGGGTTGCTATAGTGCACCAAATGCCATTGAGCTGTATGCACAAGCCTTTGATCAGGTTGGTAAGTTAGAGCGTCTAGAAGGCTTTGCCAGTATGTTTGGTGCTGATTTCTATGGCCTACCACGCAATACCTCAACCATTACCTTAGTGAAAGAAGATATTACCGTAGCTGATTCTTTTGATTATCTTGAAGATCAGAAAATTATTCCACTTCATGCAGGTAAAACTCTGCAATGGAGAAAAGTGTGA
- a CDS encoding diguanylate cyclase, which yields MDNSYDLDQLRRSKEDLEQLVAQHSKSKNTHQTLPQKLENEFWKFNVDRTRLNAIQFFGQGVITYTIFVLLILPSNFLVIRGSAYFVLDFIYSILSLIVVGIALFLFWAFSRFKKINTLFYPAACLIVFLTIVLTSVLMMSVANLVLQNQAMVLIAFLYMLGFILSGIRPLHMLWIGSFAAITILFVSYWLDHSSDFLMVGRTLIGSLLLGFSISVMLTSKERKIFIKSKISEIDEQILRIQASELLHLSQHDELTDVSNRRTFEEMCTYYYELACKERKSLSVLFIDIDYFKNYNDFYGHQMGDQVISAIAKTIKSSIRHMDFIARYGGEEFVVLLPETSAQGAYAVATNIYRAIDRLMIPHDKSLVSNHVTISLGITVFNGNPKISQEMLIHTADKALYRAKQLGRNQIYYQPLPNIEENI from the coding sequence ATGGACAACAGCTATGATCTTGATCAATTGCGGAGGTCAAAAGAAGACCTAGAGCAGCTTGTTGCCCAACATTCTAAATCCAAAAATACCCATCAGACTTTACCGCAAAAATTAGAAAATGAATTCTGGAAGTTTAATGTTGATCGAACGCGTCTCAATGCGATTCAGTTCTTCGGTCAGGGTGTCATTACCTATACCATATTTGTACTGTTGATCTTGCCATCTAATTTTCTCGTGATTCGTGGCAGTGCATATTTTGTCCTCGATTTTATCTACAGTATTCTCAGTCTGATCGTTGTTGGTATTGCGCTGTTTTTATTCTGGGCTTTTTCTCGTTTTAAAAAAATCAATACTTTGTTTTATCCTGCTGCCTGTTTGATTGTGTTCCTGACCATTGTGCTGACCTCAGTTTTGATGATGAGTGTTGCAAATCTGGTGCTGCAAAACCAGGCCATGGTGCTCATTGCATTCCTGTATATGTTGGGATTTATTCTCAGTGGTATTCGTCCTCTGCATATGTTGTGGATTGGTTCATTTGCTGCAATCACAATCTTGTTTGTTTCGTATTGGTTGGATCACTCAAGTGACTTCCTCATGGTTGGGCGCACACTAATTGGAAGCTTGCTGCTGGGTTTTTCGATTAGTGTGATGTTGACGTCAAAAGAAAGAAAAATATTTATAAAGTCCAAAATTTCAGAAATTGATGAGCAAATTTTACGAATACAAGCCTCTGAGTTATTACATTTGAGTCAGCATGACGAACTGACAGATGTCTCGAATCGACGTACCTTTGAAGAGATGTGTACTTATTATTATGAATTAGCCTGTAAAGAGCGCAAATCACTGTCGGTGCTGTTTATCGATATTGATTATTTTAAAAACTACAATGATTTTTATGGACACCAAATGGGGGATCAAGTGATCTCAGCCATTGCAAAAACCATTAAAAGTTCGATTCGACATATGGATTTTATTGCACGCTATGGTGGAGAAGAGTTTGTGGTGTTGTTACCGGAAACCTCTGCACAAGGGGCTTATGCGGTCGCAACCAATATTTATCGTGCCATTGACCGCTTAATGATTCCGCATGATAAATCTTTGGTGTCTAACCATGTGACCATTAGTTTGGGGATCACGGTTTTTAATGGTAATCCTAAAATTAGCCAAGAGATGTTGATACATACAGCAGATAAGGCGCTATATCGGGCCAAGCAACTCGGACGAAATCAAATTTATTATCAGCCTTTGCCAAATATAGAAGAAAATATTTAA
- a CDS encoding L,D-transpeptidase — MFVRSLLAMSLSCILANVAFAAPTTEQPLNPKQISGSVQDPIDPLAIERTASSVVADPASSVAAPAVSEPQINTGAASAVSQKLESTPDTTTTTATPAAKISWTLDSMNNAEYPEALPKGQLPAYARAHVMLNNAHASPGAIDGSNGKNTLKAIASFQQMNGLTPTGQLTKETWDALVAKQTKPAYVEYTITDADLKGPYADSIPSDYALQAKMKGLYYTRVTEMLGEKFHMDENFLKKLNPTATFKKAGEKIIVANVRNDLPEDIHLIVAHKGARQLYLFNSRNQMIASFPATIGSTDTPSPTGTYKVVGVAKNPWYSYSPSNFVQGKNLKPLSLPPGPNAPVGNIWIGLSKKSFGIHGTPNPSLISKTASHGCIRLTNWDANDLGAKVRSGVTVKFLE, encoded by the coding sequence ATGTTTGTTCGCTCATTACTCGCTATGAGTTTAAGTTGTATTCTTGCTAATGTTGCTTTTGCTGCTCCAACAACTGAGCAACCATTAAATCCAAAACAAATTTCGGGTTCAGTACAAGATCCTATTGATCCATTAGCGATTGAACGCACAGCTTCCAGTGTTGTTGCTGATCCAGCTTCAAGTGTTGCCGCACCAGCAGTATCTGAACCGCAAATCAATACAGGCGCAGCATCAGCGGTATCGCAAAAATTAGAAAGCACACCTGATACCACGACAACAACAGCAACTCCAGCGGCTAAAATTTCATGGACACTCGATAGCATGAATAATGCTGAGTACCCTGAAGCTTTACCCAAAGGACAACTTCCAGCCTATGCACGTGCGCATGTGATGCTGAATAATGCCCATGCATCCCCAGGGGCGATTGATGGCTCAAATGGTAAAAATACTTTAAAAGCGATTGCATCATTTCAGCAAATGAATGGTTTAACACCAACAGGTCAGTTAACCAAAGAAACATGGGATGCCTTGGTTGCGAAACAAACCAAACCAGCTTATGTCGAGTACACCATCACTGATGCCGACTTAAAAGGCCCATACGCGGATTCAATCCCTTCTGACTATGCTTTACAAGCAAAAATGAAAGGCTTGTATTACACCCGTGTTACTGAAATGTTGGGTGAAAAATTCCATATGGATGAAAATTTCTTAAAGAAATTAAATCCAACAGCGACGTTCAAAAAAGCAGGTGAAAAGATTATTGTGGCCAATGTCCGCAATGACTTACCAGAAGATATTCATTTAATTGTTGCACATAAAGGCGCAAGACAGCTGTATTTATTCAACAGCCGCAATCAAATGATTGCGTCATTTCCTGCAACAATTGGCAGTACTGACACGCCATCTCCAACAGGTACTTATAAAGTAGTTGGTGTGGCAAAAAATCCTTGGTATAGCTATTCACCATCTAACTTTGTGCAAGGTAAAAACCTTAAACCGCTTTCTTTACCACCAGGTCCAAATGCACCAGTCGGTAATATTTGGATTGGTTTGAGCAAAAAATCATTTGGTATTCATGGTACGCCAAACCCATCTTTAATTTCTAAGACAGCATCACATGGTTGTATTCGTTTAACCAACTGGGATGCCAATGACTTAGGCGCCAAAGTACGTTCAGGTGTAACGGTAAAATTCTTGGAATAA
- the hemE gene encoding uroporphyrinogen decarboxylase, which produces MTTLKNDRFLRALLREPVDTTPVWMMRQAGRYLPEYRETRAQAGDFLSLCKNTEFACEVTLQPLRRYELDAAILFSDILTVPDALGLGLYFETGEGPKFHKTVRTEQDVANLPKLNAKSDLAYVMNAVSTIRSALNGQVPLIGFSGSPWTLATYMVEGGSSKDFRFIKNMMYAQPEVLHALLDHLADSVIDYLNAQIDAGAQAIQIFDSWGGTLAHREYVEFSLNYMTKIIAGLQREKDGQRIPIIVFTKGGGQWLETMLTTGADAFGLDWTTPLYTARDVVTGRAALQGNLDPAVLYGSAASIEKSVKAMLDDAYANGEKTGYVANLGHGITQWVDPAQPKIFVDTVHEYSAKYLG; this is translated from the coding sequence ATGACAACGTTGAAAAATGATCGTTTTTTACGAGCTTTATTACGTGAACCTGTAGACACCACACCTGTATGGATGATGCGTCAAGCAGGACGTTATTTACCAGAATATCGTGAAACTCGTGCACAAGCAGGGGATTTCTTGTCTTTATGTAAAAATACCGAATTTGCTTGTGAAGTGACTTTGCAGCCTCTACGCCGTTATGAGCTTGATGCTGCAATTTTATTTTCAGATATTTTAACGGTTCCTGATGCTTTAGGTTTAGGTTTGTATTTTGAAACAGGCGAAGGGCCAAAGTTTCATAAAACAGTACGTACTGAACAAGATGTGGCAAATTTACCTAAACTCAATGCCAAGTCTGATCTGGCCTATGTCATGAATGCCGTTTCGACCATTCGTTCTGCTTTAAATGGCCAAGTTCCTTTGATTGGTTTCTCTGGAAGTCCGTGGACTTTAGCAACTTATATGGTTGAAGGTGGATCAAGTAAAGATTTTCGATTCATTAAAAATATGATGTACGCGCAGCCAGAAGTGTTACATGCTTTGCTAGATCATTTAGCTGATTCAGTGATTGATTATTTGAATGCGCAAATTGATGCAGGTGCACAAGCGATTCAGATTTTTGATAGCTGGGGTGGTACGCTTGCGCATAGAGAATATGTTGAATTTTCATTGAATTATATGACCAAGATTATTGCAGGGCTTCAACGTGAAAAAGATGGTCAACGTATTCCGATCATTGTGTTCACTAAAGGTGGTGGTCAGTGGTTAGAAACCATGCTCACGACAGGTGCCGATGCATTTGGTCTAGACTGGACCACGCCGCTTTATACAGCGCGTGATGTGGTTACAGGACGAGCTGCATTACAAGGCAATTTAGATCCTGCTGTGCTTTATGGTTCAGCCGCTTCAATTGAAAAATCAGTGAAAGCCATGTTGGATGATGCTTATGCCAATGGTGAAAAAACAGGTTATGTTGCGAATTTAGGTCACGGTATTACCCAATGGGTCGACCCAGCACAACCGAAGATTTTTGTAGATACTGTTCATGAATACAGTGCTAAATATTTAGGTTGA
- a CDS encoding DUF817 family protein: MQLIVLPLNFIFKAASAALFGLLLLIAFAVTAPMGSHEYYGFFRYDYLLFYALIIQICLIYLKLESWAEAKVIALFHIMAMGMEIFLTHPAIASWQYPQPAVLKLFTVPLFAGFMYSAVGSFFARSLRLYNVSFESLPNFGNMLCLAVLSYLNFMTKFFIPDIRIALFIWSIVIFWKTKLYFQLQQHRFRVPMLPILLLLAFLIWIAENISTFYKIWLYPSQVDAWHMVGWGKLGSWYLLLLLSLVLVLKILGTRDKNGAWQLN, translated from the coding sequence GTGCAGTTGATTGTATTACCGCTCAACTTTATCTTTAAGGCAGCTTCGGCTGCCTTATTTGGATTGTTGCTTTTGATTGCATTTGCAGTCACCGCACCGATGGGGAGTCATGAGTATTATGGTTTTTTCCGTTATGACTACTTGTTGTTTTATGCACTGATTATTCAAATTTGCCTGATCTATTTAAAGCTCGAGTCATGGGCAGAAGCAAAAGTCATTGCTTTATTCCATATCATGGCGATGGGAATGGAAATATTTTTGACCCATCCAGCGATTGCCTCATGGCAGTATCCGCAACCAGCGGTATTGAAATTATTTACTGTGCCATTGTTTGCGGGGTTTATGTATTCAGCAGTGGGGAGTTTTTTTGCTCGGTCTTTACGACTTTATAACGTCTCATTTGAGAGTTTGCCGAATTTTGGCAATATGTTGTGTTTGGCAGTGTTGTCTTATCTCAACTTTATGACTAAGTTTTTTATTCCTGATATTCGTATTGCATTATTTATTTGGAGCATTGTGATTTTCTGGAAAACAAAACTTTATTTTCAATTGCAACAGCATCGTTTTAGGGTGCCAATGTTGCCCATTTTATTGTTACTTGCGTTTTTGATTTGGATTGCAGAAAACATCAGTACCTTTTATAAAATCTGGCTTTATCCAAGCCAAGTCGATGCTTGGCATATGGTGGGTTGGGGTAAGCTCGGGTCATGGTATCTTTTATTATTACTGAGTTTGGTTTTGGTATTAAAAATCTTGGGGACACGAGATAAAAATGGGGCTTGGCAGTTAAATTAG
- a CDS encoding DUF3015 family protein has translation MLKKIALAVLLAAGSTVAMADNDVGCGVGTQVWAGKKGVAPKILAATTNGIFTNQLLGITFGTLGCRQGGTVTAQVVTFTNENAESLARDMAVGQGESLNVLAELMQIKANDKARFFAVSKANFAEIYSSKNTNSLQVLDALQGVMAKDAVLKAYV, from the coding sequence ATGTTAAAAAAAATTGCTTTAGCCGTTCTATTAGCCGCTGGCTCAACTGTTGCAATGGCTGACAATGATGTTGGTTGTGGTGTTGGTACGCAAGTATGGGCAGGTAAAAAAGGTGTTGCACCTAAAATCCTTGCTGCGACAACCAATGGTATTTTTACGAACCAATTATTAGGTATTACTTTTGGTACTTTAGGATGCCGTCAAGGTGGTACTGTTACAGCTCAAGTGGTGACTTTCACCAATGAAAATGCTGAGTCTTTAGCGCGTGATATGGCTGTTGGTCAAGGCGAAAGCTTAAATGTACTTGCTGAATTAATGCAAATTAAAGCCAATGACAAAGCACGTTTCTTTGCTGTGTCTAAAGCAAACTTTGCTGAAATTTATTCAAGCAAAAATACCAACTCACTGCAAGTTCTTGATGCATTACAAGGCGTGATGGCAAAAGACGCTGTGCTTAAAGCATACGTTTAA
- a CDS encoding DUF4105 domain-containing protein — translation MKLATFALAFLMCHFAHAAVDSDIQTYLDIAKQKQLDQHITWQRLMYADQKQNSEVTYAGYFYAKDGQTNLNNELQADIKALFVEAPDNQSFRCKFPARSRWLMQQLNINDQQLPRVSCDEFEDWINQIKPYKATLIYATDFMGNPSSMFGHTLLRLDPKDQKQLNLVSYAVNYAATVKGDDNWSYAWKGLTGQYPGEYSLMPYYRKVKEYGDFESRDLWEYELNLTPEETRFLVEHIWEMQHVSFPYYFVSDNCAYRLLGLIDLVRPNLNLKQQFNYAAIPIETLKAVDQQDLVKEVIYRPALETQLLAQAKQHGTALAKVAHQVAFTAIDKAQPILNIYQQQDQAKILEMAYDDLYLQYISHKVDADFAQPQLRQLLAQRSQIEIDKQRQEPIRPKKQPVEGHHARNLSVNMGEAQGQSFIELGHRQAYHDLIDPQGGYRTGTQLLFLDGSLQYRDDKLKLEHLDLLSVNSYNPIQPFKSPLTWGFNLGWKQESVEKGQFSEDQQHGVMNLNMQVGYSVADYDRRNLCYAQLQSHIQGGKNLDKGWRVGVGPTVGCMNLWTDNINSVIQIELPYWQDLSQWNLRVGTQLQYSLNTNNALRLNWDYEQQNHKDWNKVGMGYVRFF, via the coding sequence ATGAAATTAGCTACTTTTGCGCTTGCGTTTTTGATGTGCCACTTTGCACATGCTGCGGTTGATTCAGATATTCAGACTTATTTGGACATTGCCAAACAAAAACAACTAGATCAACACATCACATGGCAACGCTTGATGTATGCCGACCAAAAACAAAATAGCGAAGTCACTTATGCGGGTTATTTTTACGCGAAAGATGGTCAAACCAATTTAAATAATGAACTACAGGCGGATATTAAAGCCTTATTTGTTGAAGCTCCAGATAACCAATCTTTCCGTTGTAAATTTCCTGCACGTAGCCGTTGGTTGATGCAACAGCTCAATATCAATGATCAACAGCTTCCGAGAGTAAGTTGTGATGAGTTTGAGGACTGGATTAATCAAATCAAGCCGTATAAGGCCACCTTGATTTATGCAACCGATTTTATGGGTAATCCAAGTTCAATGTTTGGACATACCTTGCTACGTCTAGACCCTAAAGATCAGAAGCAACTCAATTTAGTGTCCTATGCCGTGAACTATGCTGCCACAGTGAAAGGTGATGATAACTGGTCCTATGCATGGAAGGGCTTAACTGGACAGTATCCCGGTGAGTATTCTCTAATGCCGTATTATCGTAAGGTCAAAGAATATGGTGACTTTGAAAGCCGTGATCTATGGGAGTATGAGCTGAATTTAACCCCAGAGGAAACTCGGTTTCTGGTTGAACATATTTGGGAAATGCAGCATGTGAGTTTCCCTTATTATTTTGTCAGTGATAATTGTGCTTATCGTTTATTGGGGTTAATTGATTTGGTACGTCCCAATTTAAACTTAAAACAGCAGTTTAATTATGCTGCCATTCCAATTGAAACCTTGAAGGCAGTCGATCAGCAAGATCTGGTCAAAGAGGTGATTTATCGTCCTGCATTAGAAACGCAGTTACTTGCACAGGCCAAACAACATGGCACCGCTTTAGCCAAAGTTGCCCATCAAGTTGCTTTTACCGCAATAGATAAAGCTCAACCCATTTTAAACATATATCAGCAGCAGGATCAGGCCAAAATTTTAGAAATGGCCTATGACGATTTATATCTACAATATATTAGCCATAAGGTAGATGCAGATTTTGCTCAACCTCAATTACGTCAGTTACTTGCGCAGCGTAGTCAAATCGAGATTGATAAACAGCGTCAAGAACCGATACGCCCAAAAAAGCAGCCTGTAGAAGGGCATCATGCGCGTAATCTTTCTGTGAATATGGGTGAAGCACAAGGGCAGAGCTTTATTGAACTTGGGCATCGTCAGGCCTATCATGATTTGATTGATCCACAAGGTGGCTATCGGACAGGCACACAACTTTTGTTTTTAGACGGCAGTCTGCAATACCGTGACGACAAGCTTAAGTTAGAACATTTAGACCTACTGTCGGTAAACTCCTATAACCCGATTCAGCCCTTTAAATCACCACTCACTTGGGGTTTTAACTTAGGTTGGAAACAGGAGTCAGTTGAGAAAGGGCAGTTTAGTGAAGATCAGCAACATGGTGTGATGAATCTAAATATGCAAGTTGGCTATAGCGTGGCAGATTATGATCGTCGAAATTTGTGTTATGCCCAGTTGCAAAGTCATATTCAAGGCGGCAAAAATTTAGATAAAGGCTGGCGTGTTGGAGTAGGGCCAACGGTAGGATGTATGAATCTGTGGACAGACAATATTAACAGCGTGATACAGATTGAGTTACCGTATTGGCAAGATCTAAGTCAATGGAACTTAAGAGTCGGTACACAGCTTCAATATAGTTTGAATACAAATAATGCTCTACGTTTAAATTGGGATTATGAGCAACAGAATCATAAAGACTGGAATAAAGTGGGTATGGGTTATGTACGGTTTTTTTAA
- a CDS encoding cupin domain-containing protein: protein MSSVQLAGFGDLIANDATIDYPRPDRLVRGNPERLTYSLYEHPHMDCGIWQCEIGAWNIQFAANKQEFFQVIEGAVRIHDARSNTFIEVTAGNAGIIPPAFVGTFEVIEAVKKYYVIVEV, encoded by the coding sequence ATGTCATCAGTTCAGTTAGCAGGTTTCGGCGATTTAATCGCAAATGACGCAACTATTGATTATCCTCGTCCCGATCGTTTGGTTCGAGGTAATCCTGAACGTTTAACCTATAGTTTATATGAACATCCACATATGGACTGTGGCATTTGGCAATGTGAAATTGGTGCTTGGAATATTCAGTTTGCTGCCAACAAACAAGAGTTCTTTCAAGTCATTGAAGGTGCTGTACGTATCCACGATGCCAGAAGCAACACGTTTATTGAAGTGACTGCAGGAAATGCAGGGATTATCCCCCCTGCATTTGTTGGTACTTTTGAAGTGATCGAAGCGGTAAAAAAATACTATGTGATTGTTGAAGTTTGA
- the folE gene encoding GTP cyclohydrolase I FolE has translation MQQSYANILTAVGEDLNRPGLKDTPMRAAKAFSFLTSGYSKTLEEVTNSALFPSDNHEMVLVKNIEFYSLCEHHLLPFYGRVHIAYLPEGQVLGLSKFARITEMFARRLQVQENLTQQIAEAVAEVTQARGVAVVIDSAHMCMMMRGVGKQESTTRTVSFVGDFKTDKDVRREFLSAVPENY, from the coding sequence ATGCAGCAATCGTACGCAAATATCTTAACTGCCGTTGGTGAAGATCTAAATCGCCCAGGCTTGAAAGATACGCCAATGCGTGCGGCTAAAGCTTTTTCTTTTTTAACTTCTGGCTATAGCAAAACGCTTGAAGAAGTTACAAATAGCGCGCTCTTCCCTTCCGATAACCATGAAATGGTATTGGTCAAAAATATTGAATTTTATTCACTTTGTGAACATCACCTACTACCATTCTATGGTCGTGTACACATTGCGTATTTACCTGAAGGTCAAGTTTTGGGTTTATCTAAGTTTGCGCGTATTACAGAAATGTTTGCACGTCGTCTACAAGTTCAAGAGAACTTGACACAGCAAATTGCCGAAGCAGTTGCTGAGGTGACTCAAGCACGTGGTGTTGCAGTTGTGATTGACTCTGCGCATATGTGTATGATGATGCGCGGTGTAGGTAAACAAGAATCAACCACACGAACGGTTTCTTTTGTTGGTGATTTTAAAACCGACAAAGATGTACGTCGTGAATTCTTAAGTGCTGTTCCTGAAAACTATTAA
- a CDS encoding Smr/MutS family protein: MSKHDSSLSKDQFNLLKAFKKQISNPQANAIAKQAESQKTPAVAEELEDTELFKKALLGVKPIDNQNIADTRVARSKKVDAQTLAKRAAAEGDAEQELTEISDTQAILNPVASQAALSYRIATLQHKVFEDLKAGKIRWFEAVDLHGCTVEQARAAVLQVIQMAKDENQNVVKIVHGKGPEAILKTYVNGWLRQHRDVLAFVSAPENQGGTGAVLVLLKRAEKNPKYKQ; this comes from the coding sequence ATGAGTAAACACGATTCATCGCTTTCTAAAGATCAGTTTAACTTACTGAAAGCCTTTAAAAAGCAAATTTCCAATCCGCAAGCGAATGCTATTGCCAAACAAGCTGAGTCACAAAAGACTCCAGCCGTTGCTGAAGAGTTGGAAGATACTGAGCTTTTTAAAAAAGCCCTGCTTGGGGTAAAACCAATCGACAATCAAAATATTGCCGATACTCGCGTTGCACGCAGTAAAAAAGTCGATGCCCAAACCTTGGCAAAACGTGCTGCGGCAGAAGGTGATGCAGAACAAGAGCTTACAGAGATTTCGGATACCCAAGCGATCTTAAACCCTGTTGCTAGCCAAGCTGCTTTAAGCTATCGCATTGCAACTTTGCAGCACAAAGTATTTGAAGACTTAAAAGCAGGCAAAATCCGCTGGTTTGAAGCAGTCGATTTGCATGGTTGTACCGTTGAACAAGCCCGTGCGGCTGTTTTACAAGTGATTCAAATGGCAAAAGATGAAAATCAAAATGTCGTTAAAATTGTTCACGGTAAAGGCCCTGAAGCCATTTTAAAAACCTATGTCAATGGTTGGCTCAGACAGCATCGAGATGTGCTTGCTTTCGTCAGTGCGCCAGAAAATCAAGGCGGTACAGGAGCGGTTTTGGTCCTGCTCAAACGCGCCGAAAAGAACCCTAAATACAAGCAATAA
- the trpC gene encoding indole-3-glycerol phosphate synthase TrpC, translated as MIDIQNTILGKIVDRKHEELAVRLKQRSLHDVEQWANAATPVRGFANALQHKRPAVIAEIKKASPSKGVIRADFNPAEIAQQYEQAGAACLSVLTDVDFFQGTDENIAIARNHCTLPALRKDFLIDPYNVVEARALHADCILLIVACLSDQQLEEMSKTAFEQQLDVLVEVHDEYELERALKLSEQCILGVNNRNLKTFDVDLNTSLRLKKLLPASRVLVTESGIATPADVDMMQANDIHTFLVGESFMKQPHPDQAFHALFGQPNLV; from the coding sequence ATGATCGATATTCAAAATACCATTTTAGGTAAAATTGTTGACCGCAAACATGAGGAGCTTGCAGTACGTTTAAAACAACGTAGCTTGCATGATGTTGAGCAGTGGGCAAATGCAGCAACACCTGTGCGAGGTTTTGCCAATGCTTTACAGCACAAGCGTCCTGCTGTGATTGCTGAAATTAAAAAAGCATCACCTTCTAAAGGTGTGATCCGTGCAGATTTTAATCCTGCGGAAATTGCACAACAATATGAACAGGCGGGCGCTGCTTGCTTATCGGTATTAACGGATGTGGATTTCTTCCAAGGTACAGACGAAAATATTGCGATTGCGCGTAACCACTGCACCCTACCTGCTTTGCGTAAGGATTTCTTGATTGATCCTTATAATGTGGTGGAAGCACGTGCGCTGCATGCCGATTGTATTTTATTGATCGTGGCATGTTTATCCGATCAACAGCTGGAAGAAATGTCAAAAACGGCATTTGAACAACAGTTGGATGTTTTGGTTGAAGTACATGATGAATATGAATTGGAACGTGCGCTAAAACTTTCTGAGCAATGTATTTTGGGTGTGAACAATCGCAACCTTAAAACCTTTGATGTGGATCTAAATACCTCATTGCGTTTAAAGAAATTATTGCCTGCTTCTCGTGTTTTAGTCACTGAAAGTGGTATCGCCACACCTGCTGATGTAGACATGATGCAAGCCAATGATATTCATACTTTCCTTGTGGGTGAAAGCTTTATGAAACAGCCTCACCCTGATCAAGCATTTCATGCATTGTTTGGGCAACCTAATCTAGTTTAA